A DNA window from Fibrobacter sp. UWR3 contains the following coding sequences:
- a CDS encoding Mrp/NBP35 family ATP-binding protein yields the protein MQLNEQNILNALQAVQDPDLHKNVVELNFVQNLKIEGDRVSFDLRLTTPACPIRDKFKDQCIAIVKSLGASEVNVTFTAQGRVGEGNTAAQAPKVSYINEVAHVVAVASGKGGVGKSTVTANLAMALSLSGARVGILDADIYGPSMGLMFGIDRAPEVFEDNTIAPVEAKGGISIVSMCMFADSDKATIWRGPMVSQMIQHFIHHVRWGKLDYLLVDFPPGTGDIQLTLTQNCPMAGAVVVTTPQEVALADCRKGLAMFDSVGVPVVGVVENMSYFICDQCGKHHNIFRQGGGDRIAKSWGVPLIAKVPLEPAVADCGDEGTPAVLRYPNSESAKAFLQAADATVRTLSMFAAEGDKVLKNFNYEFAELPEEEV from the coding sequence ATGCAATTGAACGAACAGAACATACTGAATGCCTTGCAGGCGGTCCAGGACCCTGACCTGCACAAGAATGTCGTGGAACTGAACTTTGTCCAGAACCTGAAGATAGAGGGCGACAGGGTGAGTTTCGACCTGCGGCTCACGACGCCCGCATGCCCCATCCGCGACAAGTTCAAGGACCAGTGCATCGCCATCGTGAAAAGCCTCGGTGCAAGCGAGGTGAATGTGACGTTTACCGCGCAGGGCCGCGTGGGCGAGGGCAATACCGCAGCGCAGGCACCGAAGGTGTCCTACATCAATGAGGTCGCACACGTGGTCGCGGTAGCGAGCGGGAAGGGCGGCGTCGGCAAGTCTACGGTAACGGCGAACCTCGCGATGGCGCTCAGCCTCTCGGGTGCCCGCGTGGGTATCCTCGACGCCGACATTTACGGCCCCTCCATGGGCCTCATGTTCGGCATCGACCGCGCTCCCGAGGTGTTCGAGGACAACACGATTGCGCCGGTCGAGGCGAAGGGCGGAATCAGCATCGTAAGCATGTGCATGTTCGCGGACAGCGACAAGGCGACCATCTGGCGCGGCCCGATGGTCTCGCAGATGATCCAGCACTTTATCCACCACGTGCGGTGGGGCAAGCTCGACTACCTGCTGGTGGATTTCCCCCCAGGAACGGGCGACATACAGCTCACCCTCACGCAGAACTGCCCGATGGCGGGTGCCGTCGTGGTGACTACCCCGCAGGAGGTGGCGCTCGCCGACTGCCGCAAGGGGCTCGCGATGTTCGACAGCGTGGGCGTACCCGTAGTGGGCGTCGTCGAGAACATGAGCTATTTTATTTGCGATCAGTGCGGCAAGCACCACAACATATTCCGCCAGGGTGGCGGTGACCGCATTGCGAAAAGCTGGGGCGTACCGCTCATCGCGAAGGTGCCTCTTGAACCTGCGGTTGCCGATTGCGGCGACGAGGGAACTCCGGCCGTGCTCCGGTACCCGAACTCCGAATCGGCGAAGGCATTCTTGCAGGCGGCCGATGCGACGGTCCGGACTCTATCAATGTTTGCCGCCGAAGGTGACAAGGTGCTCAAGAATTTCAATTACGAGTTCGCGGAACTGCCGGAGGAAGAAGTATGA
- a CDS encoding lipopolysaccharide assembly protein LapB: MSRSSASARKAAYWFLAVCCGALLALGGFRLYDEFGPTRVSVEAVPFGLPAGTSVVRGDTPDFDAGLSSLPVQTQAELRRAVELSRSGNYQAAVEIFEAIVMIYPDVLKVQWEELNTLFEMDSLSDRDEFRMKQFADMLQNRFLNTGVARYIESRLAYRMSNPTLAQQLAQVAVEKAPALYDARLWLARLLLQEGRLAQASVEGRTAISLSVGADPRAYEIMAKLYHDQGLLDSCSALVEYALTQFPVDMELHLLQGYLAEYRGHFDAADKIYQRMLAFNPDFRKASEAQATLGEKSPPGAGASVNLTPRDRAQMAVDILMPLVDRYPENLPLREALGLAYLKGREFDRARIQFQEILKADPEYPDIRLRIQEANVTKPAPVSAADGLAANLNRALDSIKGANLPTKEHDFTTMLGHYLVRYGATPGEFFKKYAIGNFRPIRTNVWQESFYEAPYKHTYTIVFDSLNHFREVHVVVFDSSAKSNHMGMAPEVFTRLLKQNSRISGIGSSTGETDCGDSTVLDAAVWETQDNFEILARVVGKPAEVRMVRFDKTALPPGLKLCDYIPYLKEF; the protein is encoded by the coding sequence ATGTCTCGATCATCGGCATCGGCCCGTAAGGCCGCGTACTGGTTCCTGGCAGTTTGCTGCGGAGCCCTCCTTGCACTTGGCGGCTTTAGACTGTACGATGAATTCGGCCCGACGAGGGTTTCTGTCGAGGCGGTGCCGTTCGGGCTCCCGGCCGGCACGTCGGTCGTGCGTGGCGATACCCCCGATTTCGATGCGGGACTGTCTTCGCTCCCGGTGCAGACCCAGGCCGAACTGCGCCGTGCGGTGGAACTTTCCCGCAGCGGCAACTACCAGGCGGCTGTCGAAATTTTCGAAGCGATTGTCATGATCTACCCGGACGTCCTGAAAGTCCAGTGGGAGGAACTTAATACTTTGTTCGAAATGGATTCGCTGTCTGACCGCGACGAGTTCCGCATGAAGCAGTTTGCCGACATGCTCCAGAACAGGTTCTTGAATACGGGCGTGGCGAGGTATATCGAGAGTAGGCTCGCCTACCGCATGTCGAACCCGACACTTGCGCAACAGCTCGCGCAGGTCGCGGTCGAGAAGGCCCCTGCACTTTACGATGCGCGTTTGTGGCTGGCCCGCCTCCTCCTTCAGGAAGGCAGGCTCGCGCAGGCTTCCGTGGAGGGCCGCACGGCGATAAGCCTCTCTGTGGGTGCGGACCCGCGTGCCTACGAGATTATGGCGAAACTCTATCACGACCAGGGCCTGCTGGACAGTTGCTCCGCCCTCGTGGAATATGCGCTCACGCAGTTCCCGGTCGATATGGAACTACACCTGCTGCAGGGCTACCTCGCCGAATATCGCGGGCATTTCGATGCCGCCGACAAGATATACCAGCGCATGCTCGCGTTCAATCCGGATTTCCGCAAGGCTTCCGAGGCGCAAGCGACCCTCGGTGAAAAGTCCCCGCCGGGTGCAGGCGCTTCCGTGAACCTCACTCCGCGCGACCGCGCCCAGATGGCGGTAGATATCCTGATGCCGCTCGTGGATCGCTACCCCGAGAATCTCCCGCTGCGCGAGGCGCTCGGGCTTGCCTACCTGAAGGGGCGCGAGTTCGACCGAGCCCGCATCCAGTTCCAGGAAATCCTCAAGGCAGATCCCGAATATCCGGATATTCGCCTGCGCATCCAGGAAGCGAACGTCACGAAACCCGCCCCTGTTTCTGCGGCAGACGGGCTTGCCGCAAACCTGAACCGCGCCCTCGACAGCATCAAGGGGGCAAACCTCCCCACGAAGGAGCACGACTTCACGACGATGCTCGGACATTACCTTGTCCGCTATGGCGCTACCCCGGGCGAATTCTTCAAGAAATATGCCATCGGGAACTTCAGACCCATCCGTACCAACGTGTGGCAGGAATCGTTCTACGAGGCGCCCTACAAGCATACGTACACCATCGTGTTCGACTCGCTGAATCATTTCCGCGAGGTGCACGTGGTGGTGTTCGATTCTTCTGCAAAGTCGAACCACATGGGAATGGCGCCCGAAGTCTTTACGCGCCTCCTGAAGCAGAACTCGCGTATTTCCGGCATCGGGAGCAGCACCGGCGAAACCGATTGCGGCGATAGCACCGTCCTGGATGCCGCCGTGTGGGAAACGCAGGACAACTTCGAGATTCTCGCCCGCGTGGTGGGCAAGCCCGCCGAAGTCCGCATGGTCCGTTTCGACAAGACGGCGCTCCCGCCTGGCCTCAAGCTTTGCGACTACATCCCGTACCTGAAAGAATTCTAG
- a CDS encoding DUF971 domain-containing protein yields the protein MIQPKKIFRTKDGKLGFEWNDGTRGACSVRELRLACPCALCVDEHTGKKLLDDSTVPADIKLERVQSIGRYAAGLTFSDGHNSGIYPYDKLKELTKKA from the coding sequence ATGATTCAGCCCAAGAAGATTTTCAGGACAAAGGATGGCAAGCTTGGGTTCGAGTGGAACGACGGTACGCGAGGTGCGTGCTCGGTACGTGAACTTCGCCTGGCGTGCCCGTGTGCCCTCTGTGTCGATGAACATACCGGCAAAAAACTGCTTGACGATTCCACCGTTCCTGCCGATATAAAGTTAGAGAGGGTACAATCCATCGGTCGCTATGCTGCGGGGCTAACCTTCAGTGATGGTCACAACTCGGGAATTTACCCTTACGACAAGTTGAAAGAATTGACGAAAAAGGCGTAA
- a CDS encoding RNA polymerase sigma factor RpoD/SigA — MSDFNEALYFRDLNRYPTLSPQEEMALLTIIRSDESEEIRKSALQRLIRGNLRFVVSVARKYQGRGLALLDLINEGNLGLFKAAKRFDMEKDVKFISYAVWWIRQSIQKALFEQVGSVRIPPNKLALVNRFKRALMLNGGDYDKTISMEEFAPFEKDIVEVMEKIVDISLDAPIGDDVGGGSADSVSTLMDVLGTDGNQDDDMEKEERKKLIQETLASLPRREEEILRMFYGLDTVEDTTLKDIGEDLRLSRERVRQIKNKTLRRLQKSKEHKEKLADFLEL; from the coding sequence ATGAGTGATTTTAACGAAGCGCTTTATTTTCGCGACTTAAATCGCTACCCGACCCTCTCCCCGCAGGAGGAGATGGCCTTGTTGACGATTATCCGGTCGGACGAGAGTGAAGAAATCCGCAAGTCGGCCCTCCAGCGGCTCATTCGCGGCAATCTCCGCTTCGTGGTCAGCGTCGCCCGCAAGTACCAGGGCCGCGGCCTCGCCCTTCTCGATCTCATCAACGAAGGCAACCTCGGTCTTTTCAAGGCGGCCAAGCGTTTTGACATGGAAAAGGACGTGAAGTTCATTTCCTATGCCGTGTGGTGGATCCGTCAGTCTATCCAGAAGGCCCTGTTTGAACAGGTGGGCTCGGTCCGCATCCCGCCCAACAAGCTTGCCCTGGTAAACCGCTTCAAGCGAGCGCTCATGCTCAACGGCGGCGACTACGACAAGACTATCTCCATGGAAGAATTTGCCCCGTTCGAAAAGGATATCGTCGAGGTCATGGAAAAGATCGTCGATATCTCGCTCGACGCCCCGATTGGTGACGATGTCGGTGGCGGCAGCGCCGACTCGGTAAGTACGCTCATGGACGTGCTCGGTACCGACGGCAACCAGGACGACGACATGGAGAAGGAAGAGCGCAAGAAGCTCATCCAGGAAACGCTCGCCTCGCTCCCGCGTCGCGAAGAAGAAATTTTGCGCATGTTCTACGGTCTCGACACCGTGGAAGATACGACCCTCAAGGATATTGGCGAAGACCTGCGCCTAAGCCGCGAACGCGTCCGCCAGATCAAGAACAAGACCTTGCGTCGCTTGCAGAAGAGCAAGGAACACAAAGAAAAACTCGCTGACTTCCTGGAGCTTTAA
- a CDS encoding ATP-binding cassette domain-containing protein: MEFKRFEALIEMFPQVQIFSTEGEDLDRVITHFLNQRKNVSTMSEAMQRKIQHALAPFFQQRFISLHDEEAPLVRHLLLKKKFFLQTDRYIDDMAWPETDPDKLEEALKIADLSEEFLNRKLLSLSNGELRRVLLARMWMENPEWVYFNDLFGGLDPEYRRHLAASVVELCRRPGLKVAVRLAREDELLPEIPAFVYANKTFTQYEGELPSEVAKPKFTKAELKDYEIVELRRKTIDERRKSENAAFPDDAVGEILFDLKNVNVQFGDTTVLKNLNWTVRKGEHWAVMGENGAGKSTLLGMLTADHPQIYKNDITLLGMRPGHGLNIWDHKAKLGFFSPELALQYREDLNLQEVLCTGFTANLCKAENTTWEERAKAKEWLTYLGFDDVEARYRNLSPIDKRVILMARAAIRPPEVLLLDEPTQGLKGEYREKIFNLLQLLSKETTIILVSHYEEEWPPCMTHLLRMPKFSG; encoded by the coding sequence ATGGAATTCAAGCGTTTTGAAGCTCTGATTGAGATGTTCCCGCAGGTGCAGATTTTCAGCACCGAGGGGGAGGACCTTGACCGGGTCATTACTCATTTTTTGAACCAGCGGAAGAATGTTTCCACGATGTCGGAAGCGATGCAGCGGAAAATCCAGCATGCGCTGGCTCCGTTTTTCCAGCAGCGATTCATCAGCCTGCACGACGAGGAAGCCCCGCTGGTGCGTCACCTGCTGTTGAAAAAGAAATTCTTCTTGCAGACGGACCGCTACATCGATGACATGGCATGGCCGGAGACGGACCCGGACAAGCTGGAAGAAGCCTTGAAGATTGCTGACCTTTCCGAGGAATTTCTCAACCGCAAACTGCTTAGCCTCTCGAACGGGGAACTGCGCCGTGTGTTGCTTGCCCGCATGTGGATGGAAAACCCGGAATGGGTCTACTTCAATGATTTGTTCGGAGGGCTAGATCCGGAGTACCGCAGGCACCTTGCCGCAAGCGTGGTGGAACTCTGCAGGCGCCCGGGCCTGAAAGTTGCCGTGCGCCTTGCCCGCGAAGATGAACTGCTCCCGGAAATTCCCGCGTTCGTGTATGCGAACAAGACCTTCACGCAATATGAAGGCGAGTTGCCTTCCGAAGTCGCGAAGCCGAAATTTACGAAGGCGGAACTGAAGGATTACGAGATTGTTGAGCTTAGACGAAAGACGATAGACGAAAGACGAAAGAGTGAGAATGCCGCTTTTCCTGATGACGCGGTGGGCGAAATCCTCTTCGATTTGAAGAATGTCAATGTACAGTTCGGCGATACGACGGTGCTCAAGAACCTGAACTGGACGGTGCGCAAGGGCGAACACTGGGCGGTCATGGGCGAGAACGGTGCCGGCAAGAGCACTCTCCTCGGGATGCTTACCGCAGATCACCCGCAAATCTACAAGAATGACATTACTTTGTTGGGAATGCGCCCGGGCCATGGCCTCAACATCTGGGACCACAAGGCGAAACTCGGGTTCTTCTCGCCGGAGCTCGCGCTCCAGTACCGCGAGGACTTGAACCTGCAAGAGGTGCTGTGCACGGGCTTTACCGCGAATTTATGCAAGGCGGAAAATACCACTTGGGAAGAACGCGCGAAGGCGAAGGAGTGGCTTACGTACCTGGGCTTTGACGATGTGGAGGCGCGCTACCGCAACCTCTCTCCCATCGACAAGCGCGTAATCCTCATGGCGCGTGCGGCAATCCGCCCGCCCGAGGTTCTGCTGCTCGACGAACCCACGCAGGGCCTCAAGGGCGAGTACCGCGAAAAGATTTTTAACTTGTTGCAGCTGCTTTCGAAGGAGACGACCATCATCCTGGTGAGCCACTACGAAGAGGAATGGCCCCCCTGCATGACGCACCTCCTCCGCATGCCCAAATTCTCGGGGTGA
- a CDS encoding esterase, with the protein MKHTLWTGVSFGVAMAISAIAANAFTLTGKVKDESGAAVQDADVTLVQKKLSTKTDADGVFSFQGEDPQALTMANSGMVGSLSVNNGVLSYSQSSSAPVQVQIFDMVGNRLLNETLYGTGSVDMKASVKAHGTYFARVRVGSAQQNFKFTADGSFNASFGDKTSAKALLKIDNSDILRVVKDGFDTLSVKLYNLDTNLTLTLKKKVAQPQYAYGWGLKNDPVPTRGCGKTWNRVKNGSYEFQWSKGKRTIRIDIPDNYDNKKPYKLIFGMHCMGGWAGGVQQEGYYGLKPLDTQKTAIYVAPEGNGNQAPWGQDDYLLFDELLADLQSNLCIDSSRVFSTGFSYGSMFSNGLSWNHQDVLRAVAVYETAERNIWLPQRKKMGIGWMGVLGLQDDLCRPEMGRAARDIILELNSENGKAKNEKAQEYGGSGPHVCYDYTTVEERFPVRWCTQNGGHIWDHKDPGQNKSWVPQATWEFFSKF; encoded by the coding sequence ATGAAACATACTCTATGGACAGGTGTGTCCTTCGGCGTCGCCATGGCTATTTCTGCCATTGCGGCAAATGCATTTACCCTTACAGGCAAGGTGAAAGACGAAAGTGGGGCGGCTGTCCAGGACGCTGACGTTACCCTTGTCCAGAAGAAACTCAGTACAAAGACGGATGCCGATGGCGTGTTCTCCTTCCAAGGGGAAGACCCGCAGGCCCTGACAATGGCGAACTCCGGTATGGTTGGTTCCCTGTCCGTGAATAACGGCGTGCTTTCGTACTCGCAGAGTTCCAGCGCTCCGGTGCAGGTGCAGATTTTCGACATGGTGGGCAACCGCCTGCTCAACGAAACCCTGTACGGTACGGGTTCTGTCGACATGAAGGCTTCCGTGAAGGCGCACGGTACGTATTTCGCCCGCGTCCGCGTGGGGAGCGCCCAGCAGAATTTCAAGTTCACCGCCGATGGAAGTTTTAACGCCTCCTTCGGTGACAAGACTTCCGCAAAGGCTCTCCTCAAGATTGACAACTCCGATATCTTGCGCGTCGTCAAGGATGGTTTCGACACGCTCAGCGTGAAACTCTACAACCTTGATACCAACCTCACGCTCACGCTCAAGAAGAAGGTCGCTCAGCCGCAGTATGCCTACGGTTGGGGCCTCAAGAACGATCCGGTGCCCACACGTGGTTGCGGCAAGACCTGGAACCGCGTGAAGAACGGCAGTTACGAATTCCAGTGGAGCAAGGGCAAGCGTACCATCCGTATCGACATTCCTGACAATTACGACAACAAGAAACCGTACAAGCTCATTTTCGGCATGCACTGCATGGGCGGCTGGGCCGGTGGTGTGCAGCAGGAAGGCTACTATGGCCTCAAGCCGCTTGATACCCAGAAGACTGCCATCTATGTCGCTCCCGAAGGCAACGGAAATCAGGCCCCGTGGGGTCAGGATGACTACCTGCTCTTCGATGAACTCCTGGCCGATTTGCAGAGCAATCTTTGCATTGACTCGAGCCGCGTGTTCTCTACGGGCTTCAGCTACGGTTCTATGTTCAGTAACGGCCTTTCCTGGAACCACCAGGATGTGCTCCGTGCAGTTGCCGTGTACGAGACTGCAGAACGCAACATCTGGCTCCCGCAGCGCAAGAAGATGGGCATCGGCTGGATGGGCGTGCTCGGCCTGCAAGATGACCTTTGCCGCCCTGAAATGGGTCGCGCCGCTCGTGACATCATCCTGGAACTCAACTCCGAAAACGGCAAGGCCAAGAATGAAAAGGCTCAGGAATACGGTGGCAGTGGTCCGCACGTCTGCTACGATTACACGACAGTTGAAGAACGCTTCCCGGTCCGTTGGTGCACGCAGAATGGCGGCCACATCTGGGACCACAAGGATCCTGGTCAGAACAAGTCCTGGGTTCCGCAGGCCACATGGGAATTCTTCAGCAAGTTCTAG
- a CDS encoding tetratricopeptide repeat protein, with protein MFRTRYMAYALLALAAFLFEGCTCCAYLNHMFNAERLYDEAGEMRTARLDSVPDAEASSPSSEERQKYDKVIEKGSRVLERFPKNKKRTAEAVFLIGESFRHKGEWGKAIIKYDEFERYFADHDSMRTVEYQRAYCLYRNLEYNISRFALEPVISDKNHPYYFQGLNLLSLLDEQSEHPDQAIEALEAVLADTAGTPFMKGKAHFRLAGLYYKKENWDKAREHYKAKEIELLNVRERQTAGEQAAECLINKQEFLKGADEYKELYKNPEYESKKAEYLVRIGEATLMGGRYPDAFVIFQKVNTEYPRSTAASRSYYNLGDYEQNKTLDYEKAIVYYDSSFVSRSISEWAKKSRERRDALRRLIALRGQSDDMKKDSIPNMDRFFGTEFQIAELFLFKLSEVDSAIARLTNIIESTDDSAKVLRASYARAFIYDEFKGDVDTAEELYKEVIEKFPNTEYAKQAQVNLGMKVTVKTPDDEAREMYMRAESLWTIASEMPLDQMELVDTAYATAFYVFDSLYQQYPETEAGIQALYMKAIYFQMNPERLDSAAAVYRVLRDKHGRTRWGQQAASVLNTRLKLSEMDLERLRKRVAQSLEHIDRLSAQYYESLAKKPEEKKAEVKSKEDEVLENTYNSMYDFE; from the coding sequence ATGTTCCGCACCCGCTACATGGCGTATGCCCTGCTTGCTTTAGCAGCCTTCCTGTTCGAGGGCTGCACCTGCTGTGCGTACCTGAACCATATGTTCAATGCGGAACGCCTGTACGACGAGGCGGGCGAGATGCGCACCGCGCGTCTCGACAGCGTGCCCGATGCGGAGGCTTCGTCGCCTTCCAGCGAGGAACGCCAGAAGTACGACAAGGTTATCGAGAAGGGCTCCCGCGTGCTCGAACGCTTCCCCAAGAACAAGAAGCGTACCGCCGAGGCCGTGTTCCTTATCGGCGAATCCTTCCGGCACAAGGGCGAATGGGGCAAGGCGATTATCAAGTACGACGAGTTCGAACGCTATTTTGCCGATCACGACTCCATGCGTACCGTGGAATACCAGCGCGCCTACTGCCTTTACAGGAATCTTGAATACAACATCAGCCGCTTTGCGCTCGAGCCCGTAATTTCGGACAAGAACCACCCGTACTATTTTCAGGGCCTGAACCTGCTTTCCCTGCTGGACGAGCAGTCCGAACACCCGGACCAGGCCATCGAGGCTCTCGAGGCCGTGCTTGCCGATACTGCGGGAACGCCCTTCATGAAGGGCAAGGCGCATTTCCGGCTGGCGGGGCTCTACTACAAGAAAGAAAACTGGGACAAGGCCCGCGAGCATTACAAGGCAAAGGAAATCGAACTGCTGAACGTGCGCGAACGCCAGACTGCGGGCGAGCAGGCGGCGGAATGCCTTATCAACAAGCAGGAGTTTTTGAAGGGCGCCGACGAGTACAAGGAACTCTACAAGAATCCCGAGTACGAATCCAAGAAGGCGGAATACCTGGTGCGCATAGGCGAGGCTACCTTGATGGGAGGGCGCTACCCGGATGCGTTCGTGATTTTCCAGAAGGTGAATACGGAATACCCGCGTTCGACGGCTGCCTCGCGCAGTTACTACAACCTGGGCGACTACGAGCAGAACAAGACGCTCGACTACGAGAAGGCGATTGTCTACTACGACTCGAGCTTTGTTTCGAGGAGCATTTCGGAATGGGCGAAGAAAAGCCGTGAACGCAGGGATGCCTTGCGGAGGCTTATTGCCCTGCGCGGGCAGAGCGACGATATGAAGAAGGATTCCATTCCGAACATGGACCGCTTCTTCGGTACGGAATTCCAGATTGCGGAACTGTTCCTTTTCAAGCTTTCGGAAGTGGACAGCGCGATTGCGCGCCTCACGAACATTATTGAGAGCACGGACGATTCCGCGAAGGTGTTGCGAGCATCGTATGCGAGGGCGTTTATCTACGACGAGTTCAAGGGCGACGTCGATACGGCCGAGGAACTCTACAAGGAAGTTATCGAGAAGTTCCCGAACACCGAGTACGCGAAGCAGGCGCAGGTGAACCTAGGTATGAAGGTGACGGTGAAGACTCCCGACGACGAGGCGCGCGAGATGTACATGCGTGCGGAAAGCCTGTGGACGATTGCCTCGGAAATGCCGCTTGACCAGATGGAACTTGTGGATACCGCGTATGCGACTGCTTTCTATGTGTTCGATAGCCTGTACCAGCAGTATCCCGAGACGGAGGCCGGCATACAGGCGCTCTACATGAAGGCAATCTATTTCCAGATGAACCCCGAACGCCTGGACAGTGCTGCGGCGGTTTACAGGGTACTGCGCGACAAGCATGGCCGTACCCGCTGGGGCCAGCAGGCGGCGAGCGTCTTGAATACGCGGCTCAAGCTTTCCGAGATGGACTTGGAACGCCTGCGCAAGCGCGTAGCCCAGAGCCTTGAGCATATTGACCGGCTTTCGGCGCAGTATTACGAGTCGCTTGCGAAGAAGCCCGAAGAGAAGAAGGCCGAGGTCAAGAGCAAGGAAGACGAGGTTCTTGAGAATACGTACAACAGCATGTACGATTTCGAGTAG